GTGCGGTTTATGGCGCCCCTAAGACTTGTATTTCCAGGTGGTTCCGCTTTTGGAGTCCTCGAGGAGGACACCGAGGGCATCGAGTTCCTTCCTGATCCGGTCGGCTTCGGCGAAGTCCTTGCGGGCGCGGGCGGCCTTCCGTTCCTCGATCCGGCGGAGGATCTCCGCCTCCTCCAACATGGCCGTTGCGCCCGACGCGTCGGCAATTTCAACAGCATCTGCGATGCTTCTGCGGATCACTCTGCCCTCCCCGCGGAAGTACTCGCCGGACGGCATCCGCAGCAAACCCAATACGCCGAACAGCGGATCGAGGATGGCATATCCTCCGAGGAACTTCGACGCTTTCTCCGGTTCGGCGGTGGGGTCTTCCGGGGCCAGCCGATTGAGCGCGCGCACGGCGTCGAAAAGGCGCCCCAGCGCCGCGGCCGTGTTGAAATCGTCGTCCATCGCCTCTGCGAACTGCGCGGGCGCTTCCCGAAGCGCGGCAATGTCATCCCCTTCCGGTACCGAACCGGCCCGCGCCCCCGCATCGGAGCACTTTTCGGCCTTCTCCTTCACGCGATAAAGACGGTCGAGACCCGCCTTCGCCTCCGAAAGGCTCTTGTCGGAATAGTCGATCGGGCTACGGTAGTGGCTCGACGCGAAGAAGAACCGGAGCACGTCGGGGTTCACCTTCTCCAGCACTTCACGCAGCGTGAAGAAATTCCCGAGCGACTTGCTCATCTTCTCGTTGTCGATGTTCACGAACCCGTTGTGGATCCAGTACCGGGCGAACGGTTCGCCGGTCAGCCCCTCCGACTGGGCGATCTCGTTCTCGTGGTGGGGGAAGACGAGGTCTTTCCCGCCGCCGTGGATGTCGAGCGTCGTCCCCAGGTGTTTCATCGCCATCGCCGAGCACTCGATATGCCATCCGGGGCGTCCCGGCCCCCAGGGGCTGTTCCAGGCGGGCTCCCCGGGCTTCGACGACTTCCACAACGCGAAGTCGAGCGGGTCCTGCTTCCGCTCGTCCACGTCCACACGCGCGCCGGACAATAGATCGTCTGTATTCTTCCCCGACAGTTTTCCGTAACCGGCGAAACCCTTGACGGAATAGTAGACGTCCCCGGCGACCGCATACGCCTTCCCCGCTGCCACCAGCCTGCTTACAAGGTCCACGATCTCCGGGATGTGCTCCGTCGCGCGCGGCTCCACGTCCGGGCGCAGCAGCCCCATCCGGTCGAAGTCGCGGTAGAACTCGGCTATAAATCTCTTCGCGATCTCCTCGCTTGTTACCCCTTCACGGTTCGCCCGCTTGATGATCTTGTCGTCGATGTCGGTGAAGTTCCGCGCGAAGGTGACCCCGTATCCGCGGAACCGCAGGTAGCGCACGATGATGTCGAACACGACGTTGGCGCGCGCGTGCCCGATGTGGCATAGGTCGTAAACCGTAACACCGCAGACGTACATCTTCACATTTCCCGGCGTAAGAGGCTCGAACGGCTCCTTCCGGTTTCCCATCGTGTTGAAGACGGTCAGCGCCATTTACCCGATAGTCCCTTCGGATGTTTGTTGCGGCGCGGTTCCCTGAAGGAGCGCCACCGCCCACGCCGAAATACCTTCCTTCCTTCCTTCGAAACCCATACCCTCCGTGGTCTTGCCCTTAAGACTTATCCTTTCGCCGGAAACGGAAAGCATCCCGGCGATGGATTCCCGCAGCGCTGATGCGATCGGAGCGATCTTCGGTTCCTCGCAGACCACGACCGCGTCGAGCCCCACGAGCGAAAAGCCGAGTTCGTCCATCCTTCCGCGCGCATGTTCCAGGATGGTGCGGCTGGATATCCCTTTCGTCTCATCCCTGCCGGGCGGAAAGTGGTGGCCGATGTCCCGGTCGCCCAGGGCGCCGTAAATCGCGTCTGCGATCGCGTGCAGCAGGACGTCCCCGTCCGAGTGGCCCAGGAGCCCCCTGGGATATTCGACGCGGATTCCACCCAGCCACAGTTCGCGCCCCTCCACGAGCCGATGAGCGTCCCCTCCGAGCCCGATGCGGAAATCCGGCGATTCTCCGAGCAGTCCCCTCGCCATCCGGAGATCCTCGGGGACTGTGATCTTGATATTCCCTTCCTCCCCGGGAATCGGCGTCACCTGGTACCCTGCCGCTTCCACGATCGAAGCATCGTCGGTCGCCTTGCGGCCGCAAGCCTTCGCTTTTTCGAATGCATTCCGCAGAATATCGGCCCGGAACGCCTGCGGGGTCTGGGCGCGGAAGAGGAGCGACCGGTCCACGGTGGCGAGGGTTTTTCCTCCCAGGTCCCACATCTTGACCGTGTCGCGCAGAGGGACGACCGGAACGACCGCGCCGTGCTCCCTGGCGCGGGTTACGCAAAGTTCCAGCAATTCCCGGGAGGCGAAAGGGCGGACCGCGTCGTGGACGAGTATTATTTCGGTCTCGGGCGGTACGGCGGCAAGGGCGTTTTCGACCGAATCCTGCCGCTCCTCACCGCCGTCGATAACTTGGAGAACTTTCGGGCGTGCGCGATACGACTCCTTCACCTCTTCGGACTGCGAATGAGGTAGGGCCAGGACGATCCCATCAATGAGAGGCGACGCCGCAATGGCCGAAATAGCAAGGTCCAGTATCGGGCGCCCACCGATGCGGAGAAACTGCTTCGGCGCATCACCGCCCATCCGCTTCCCCGCCCCGCCGGCGACGATAATGGCTACGACTTCAGCCATCGCGCCCCCGGAGAGCAGGCAACCGGTGAATCCTCATGCGCCAAAGTTTGTTTCGGGCCTACAGGTTCAGGAAGCGGCGCAAGTCCGCCTCCACGGCTTCCTCCGTCGTGGCCTTGGCGAGGGAAATTTCCTTGACGAGGAGGGATCGGGCCGTGTCCAGCATCTTCCGCTCCCCGAACGAGAGGGCTTTTTCCCCCTTGAGGAGCAGCAGGTTGCGAAGGACCTCGGCGATTTCGAACGGGGAGCCGGATTTCAGCTTGTCCATGTACTGGCGGTAGCGCCGGTTCCAGGGCTTGGGCTCGACGTCGATCTCCCGGTCTTTCAATATCTTGTAGACCGAGGTGACCGCACGGGCGTCCATGATGCGGCGCAGGCCCACCTGGTCCGTGTTGTTCACCGGGACCAAGATGGTGATGCCGGTGTCCAGAATGCGCAGAACGAAAAAGGATTCTTTCGTTCCCCCGGAAATCGACTTCGTCTCTATGGATTGGATGACACCGACGCCGTGGGCCGGATAAACGGCCATATCCCCCACCTTGAAACTCATAGGACGCAGCCCTCCGAGGAGTATCGGGAAGTGTCGTGATGCATCATTGAATAATGTATTATAATGCCCGATTGCCGATCCGTCAATGCGGGGGTTCTGCATGCAGTCGACAGTATGGTTCACGGACCTCTCCACGAAGCCGGGCAGGAACCTTCTCGACAAGACGGGGGAGTTGCTGCGCGCAGCCGGTCTTGCCGAACGAATCGCGCCCGGTGACTTGACGGCGGTCAAACTCCATTTCGGCGAAAAGGGAAACACCGCGTTTCTGCGGCCGATTTTTGTGCGCAAGGCTGTCGAGGAAATCGCCGCGACCGGAGCGAAGCCATTCCTTACCGATACGAACACTCTTTATCTTGGGGGAAGGAGCAACGCTGTAGATCACTTGAGGACCGCTATCGCGAACGGCTTCGCTTACTCCGTCGCCGATGCGCCGATCGTCATCGCCGACGGCCTGCGGGGGGAAAGCGCCATAAAGGTTCCCATCGAGGGGGGCATGCTTCGCGAGGTATCCATCGGGACGGAAATCGTGAACGCGGACTCCATGGTCACGCTGACGCATTTCAAGGGACACGAACTCTGCGGCTTCGGCGGAGCGATCAAAAACCTGGGTATGGGCTGCGCCTCCAGGTCGGGCAAGCTCGTCCAGCACTCAACCGTCGCTCCTTTCGTCGATCCCTCGGGTTGCTCAGCATGCGGCACATGCGTGGCGCATTGCCCGTCCGGGGCCGTCACTGTCGTCTCGGAAAAAGCCCTCATCGATCCTAAAGAGTGCATCGGATGCGCGGACTGCATCGTCGTCTGTCCGGAGCACACCGTTAAGATCGACTGGGACGAGGCGGCGCCTTTGGTGCAGAAGAAAACCGTGGAACACGCCCTGGGAGCCATGCGGGGTAAAAGGGACTCCTCCCTGTTCCTTTCGTTCATAACCCAGATCTCCCCGTTCTGCGACTGCTACGGCAACAGCGACCGGCCGATCGCCCCGGATGTGGGAATCCTGGCCTCCGCCGACCCGGTCGCCATCGACCAGGCGTGCGCGGACCTCGTGCTGAAGACGGCCGGCAGGGACCCCTTCCGGGAAACCCATCCGTTGATCGACTGGACGGTCCAGCTTTCCTACGGAGAAGAGTTGGGGCTCGGCTGCCGGAAGTACGTGTTAAGGACGCTGTGAAATCGGGAAAAACTCTTTTCGGGGGGATCGATGTAGGATCCCTCTCCACCGACGTCGTCCTCCTCGACGGAAAAGGGAAGGTAGCGGGCCAATCCATCATCGCCACGGGCGCCTCTACGCGCAAAGCTGTCGAGGAATCGCTTACCCGCGCGCTTGCAGCTGCCGGGGGAACACGGAAGAACATCGCCTTCCTCGTATCGACGGGCTACGGCCGGGATTCGGTCGAGGGCGCAGACACGGCGGTCACCGAAATAACATGCCATGCGCGCGGCGCCCGGCGCCTCTTCCCCAAAGCGGCCACGGTGCTGGACATCGGCGGGCAGGACAGCAAGGTCATCCGCATCGCACCCGATGGAAAGGTGGCCGACTTCGCGATGAACGACAAGTGCGCCGCGGGCACAGGCAGGTTCCTGGAAGTTATGGCGCGCACGCTGGAGATGGACCTGGAAGAGATGGGCGCCCGGTCGCTCAAATCCCGCAAGGCGCTGTCCGTAAGTTCCATGTGCACGGTGTTCGCGGAGTCGGAGGTGATCTCGCTCATCGCGTCCGGCGCCGCCCCGGAGGACATCGCGTGGGGAGTTCACCTTGCCATTGCGGACCGGATCGCCGCGCTCGCCGAACGGGTCGGTTGCGTTTCACCCGCCGTCATGACGGGAGGCGTCGCGAAAAATCCCGCTGCCAGAAAAGCGCTCGAAGCAAGGTTCGGCTTGAAGTTGCTCGTTCCCCGGGAACCTCAACTTGCAGGCGCGCTCGGCGCCGCCCTTATCGCACGGGAAAGCAACCGGCCTGTGCAGGTTCGCTGACGCTCCCTGCAGGGAGCGGGGAAATCCATTTACAACCCCGGGTTTTCCTCGAAGATCGCGCGGAATTTGTCAGCGCAGCGAATGAAGGCCTGGCGGAGCTTAGGGTCGATGTGCTCGGGCCGAATGACGGGTCCGTTGCCGGAGACGAGGTGTACGGCGTTTTCGTGATTGAAGGAAGGCTTGTACGGCCGCTTGCTCCGCAAGGCGTCGTACATGTCGACGAGGTTGACGATACGGCCTTCGATCGGGATTTCCTCCCCTTTCAGTCCCTGCGGATACCCGCTGCCGTCCCAATGTTCGTGGTGTGTCAGTGCGATAATCTCGGCCATCTTGAGGTAGGGGCTGCTCGACCCGCGCAATATCCGCGCACCGATCGTGGTGTGCGTCTTGATGACCTCGAATTCCTCTTTCGTCAGCTCCCCTTTTTTGAGGAGGATCGAATCGGAGATGCCGACCTTTCCTATGTCGTGCATCGGGCTGGCGTTTGCGATGATCTCCGCCGCCTCGTCGTTGAATCCGAGCTCCCTGGCGACCACCTCGGAATAGATGCCGATCCGCTTTACATGATTGTACGTGTCTACGTCCCGGTACTCGGAGGCCAGCGTCAGCCGCTGGGCGGTATCGAGGACCGCCGCCTTTAATTGCCTTGTCCTCTCCTCGATCCGCGATTCGAGGATCCTGCTGTGCTCCTCGAGGAAATCCTGGTACTTCTTGACTTTCAGTATGTTTTCCACGCGCACGAGAAGCTCGGTGAAATCCACCGGTTTCCCGAGGAAGTCGGCGGCGCCCGCCTGGAGCGCCTTGATCTTCGAATCCCTGTCCGCGTACGCAGTGAACACGACCACGGGTATCCGTGCGGTGGAAGGATCGTTTTTCAGCAAGGCGCATGTCTCCACGCCGTCGATGCCGGGCATCTGGAGGTCGAGAATCACGAGATCCGGCCGCAGTTCCTTCGCCTTCTTGACGCCTTCCTCTCCGTTGAAAGTTCCCGTGAACCGGAACCCCTTCTCCTTGAGATAAACTCCCACCGCGTCGACGACCCGCGGATCGTCGTCGACCATCAGGATCTTTTCGCGGGGCTCTGTACTCATGTCCCTGCGGCGCCTCCCTGGGTCCGCGCCGTCACGCGCGGGCCGTTTCCTCCCGGATCATCTCGAAAAACCGCGAGATCTCCTCGGGTGTGTTGTAGAAGTGCGGCGAAACCCTGATTCCTCCCGCTCTCGGCGAGCACACGGCGTTCCTGGCGTGCAGCGATTTCCAGAGGGCTTGCGGGTCTGCACCCGGAATTCTGAAGGTAACGATGCCGGATCGTTCCTCCGGATTCCGCGGGGAGAGGATCTCGTATCCGAGCCGAAGGGCGTTTTCGATTGTCCCGTCCGTCAGCCTGCGGACCCGCTCCCATATCCTGTCGGTGCCGACGGAGAGCAGCAGGTCGAGCGACGCATTGAACGCCGCGATCCCTACCGTGTTGAAGCTGCCCGGCTCGAAACGGCGCGCATCCATCGCGAGGCGGAAATCGTAGTTCTCGAAATCGAACCGGTTCTGCACGGAATGCCATCCCAGCACGACCGGCTCCACCATCTCCATCACTTCCTTCGAGATATAGAACCCCCCGACTCCCTCCGGCGCAAGCAACCACTTGTGCCCGTCGGCGGAAAGGGAGTCGATCCCGTAGGACCGGACGTCGATCGGCAGGACGCCCAGGCTCTGGATCGCATCCACGCAAAAGAAGATCCCCTTCTTCTGGCAGAACTCCCCGATGGAAGGAAGGTCGTTCCGGTAGCCGTTGGCGAACTCGACGGACGATATGGAGATCAGCCTCGTCTTGCCGTCGCATGCGGCGAAAAGGTCCTCCTTGCGGATACGCCCTTCCCGGGCGGCGACCATCCGCACCTCCACGTTCCGCGAGCGCAGGCGGAGCCACGGGTAGACGTTCGAGGGGAATTCGACGTTCGCGATGACCAGGTTGTCCCCTTCCTTCCAGGGGAACCCGGCCGCGATGAAGGAAAGGCCTTCCGAAGTGTTCTTGATGAAGGCGATCTCTTCCGGAGACGCGCCGATCAG
The genomic region above belongs to Deltaproteobacteria bacterium and contains:
- a CDS encoding cysteine--tRNA ligase, which translates into the protein MALTVFNTMGNRKEPFEPLTPGNVKMYVCGVTVYDLCHIGHARANVVFDIIVRYLRFRGYGVTFARNFTDIDDKIIKRANREGVTSEEIAKRFIAEFYRDFDRMGLLRPDVEPRATEHIPEIVDLVSRLVAAGKAYAVAGDVYYSVKGFAGYGKLSGKNTDDLLSGARVDVDERKQDPLDFALWKSSKPGEPAWNSPWGPGRPGWHIECSAMAMKHLGTTLDIHGGGKDLVFPHHENEIAQSEGLTGEPFARYWIHNGFVNIDNEKMSKSLGNFFTLREVLEKVNPDVLRFFFASSHYRSPIDYSDKSLSEAKAGLDRLYRVKEKAEKCSDAGARAGSVPEGDDIAALREAPAQFAEAMDDDFNTAAALGRLFDAVRALNRLAPEDPTAEPEKASKFLGGYAILDPLFGVLGLLRMPSGEYFRGEGRVIRRSIADAVEIADASGATAMLEEAEILRRIEERKAARARKDFAEADRIRKELDALGVLLEDSKSGTTWKYKS
- the ispD gene encoding 2-C-methyl-D-erythritol 4-phosphate cytidylyltransferase; translation: MAEVVAIIVAGGAGKRMGGDAPKQFLRIGGRPILDLAISAIAASPLIDGIVLALPHSQSEEVKESYRARPKVLQVIDGGEERQDSVENALAAVPPETEIILVHDAVRPFASRELLELCVTRAREHGAVVPVVPLRDTVKMWDLGGKTLATVDRSLLFRAQTPQAFRADILRNAFEKAKACGRKATDDASIVEAAGYQVTPIPGEEGNIKITVPEDLRMARGLLGESPDFRIGLGGDAHRLVEGRELWLGGIRVEYPRGLLGHSDGDVLLHAIADAIYGALGDRDIGHHFPPGRDETKGISSRTILEHARGRMDELGFSLVGLDAVVVCEEPKIAPIASALRESIAGMLSVSGERISLKGKTTEGMGFEGRKEGISAWAVALLQGTAPQQTSEGTIG
- a CDS encoding CarD family transcriptional regulator produces the protein MSFKVGDMAVYPAHGVGVIQSIETKSISGGTKESFFVLRILDTGITILVPVNNTDQVGLRRIMDARAVTSVYKILKDREIDVEPKPWNRRYRQYMDKLKSGSPFEIAEVLRNLLLLKGEKALSFGERKMLDTARSLLVKEISLAKATTEEAVEADLRRFLNL
- a CDS encoding DUF362 domain-containing protein, which translates into the protein MQSTVWFTDLSTKPGRNLLDKTGELLRAAGLAERIAPGDLTAVKLHFGEKGNTAFLRPIFVRKAVEEIAATGAKPFLTDTNTLYLGGRSNAVDHLRTAIANGFAYSVADAPIVIADGLRGESAIKVPIEGGMLREVSIGTEIVNADSMVTLTHFKGHELCGFGGAIKNLGMGCASRSGKLVQHSTVAPFVDPSGCSACGTCVAHCPSGAVTVVSEKALIDPKECIGCADCIVVCPEHTVKIDWDEAAPLVQKKTVEHALGAMRGKRDSSLFLSFITQISPFCDCYGNSDRPIAPDVGILASADPVAIDQACADLVLKTAGRDPFRETHPLIDWTVQLSYGEELGLGCRKYVLRTL
- a CDS encoding 2-hydroxyglutaryl-CoA dehydratase; this translates as MKSGKTLFGGIDVGSLSTDVVLLDGKGKVAGQSIIATGASTRKAVEESLTRALAAAGGTRKNIAFLVSTGYGRDSVEGADTAVTEITCHARGARRLFPKAATVLDIGGQDSKVIRIAPDGKVADFAMNDKCAAGTGRFLEVMARTLEMDLEEMGARSLKSRKALSVSSMCTVFAESEVISLIASGAAPEDIAWGVHLAIADRIAALAERVGCVSPAVMTGGVAKNPAARKALEARFGLKLLVPREPQLAGALGAALIARESNRPVQVR
- a CDS encoding response regulator is translated as MSTEPREKILMVDDDPRVVDAVGVYLKEKGFRFTGTFNGEEGVKKAKELRPDLVILDLQMPGIDGVETCALLKNDPSTARIPVVVFTAYADRDSKIKALQAGAADFLGKPVDFTELLVRVENILKVKKYQDFLEEHSRILESRIEERTRQLKAAVLDTAQRLTLASEYRDVDTYNHVKRIGIYSEVVARELGFNDEAAEIIANASPMHDIGKVGISDSILLKKGELTKEEFEVIKTHTTIGARILRGSSSPYLKMAEIIALTHHEHWDGSGYPQGLKGEEIPIEGRIVNLVDMYDALRSKRPYKPSFNHENAVHLVSGNGPVIRPEHIDPKLRQAFIRCADKFRAIFEENPGL
- a CDS encoding aminotransferase class V-fold PLP-dependent enzyme — translated: MGYRRQRGGPLPIDVAPIRKAEFPVTEKFIYLNHAGVSPIPARTAEAGARILFRFRDEGAFRLRQWQDIAEETRSRFARLIGASPEEIAFIKNTSEGLSFIAAGFPWKEGDNLVIANVEFPSNVYPWLRLRSRNVEVRMVAAREGRIRKEDLFAACDGKTRLISISSVEFANGYRNDLPSIGEFCQKKGIFFCVDAIQSLGVLPIDVRSYGIDSLSADGHKWLLAPEGVGGFYISKEVMEMVEPVVLGWHSVQNRFDFENYDFRLAMDARRFEPGSFNTVGIAAFNASLDLLLSVGTDRIWERVRRLTDGTIENALRLGYEILSPRNPEERSGIVTFRIPGADPQALWKSLHARNAVCSPRAGGIRVSPHFYNTPEEISRFFEMIREETARA